Sequence from the Cydia fagiglandana chromosome 8, ilCydFagi1.1, whole genome shotgun sequence genome:
ttaattaattattaaagtaATGAATGCGAATTTGACTTTTAGcggtggggagacactcctgacctCGGTCGAACTGTGCTCCTTTCGGCTatgcattgctccgagcaattattagggttggcaccattTAACTTCCTTATGCGTGCACGGCCACAttataagataatcacttgaattttgacaaccctaaatagccgaaagggttagtgctatattagaaagagacagcatgattcgaccctgaaccgctgtcaaacttcgtttttgtaggaagtttcctttctgtacggtagtactatcaATTATTCTGTGCtcatgccttttgtaataaggttcaccaatgtacagttaggagtgttgctattCGTACATCtcgttcgcactaatatgcgaatGCGAGCGAGAGGCATAGAGAGTGAGTGATGCACACACTAATACGCTCTTTTattaaggtttgaaggtcgtattcattccacagtttaaaTCTATTTCAAAGAGGAAAATTTACCATTAACACAGCCACCATCATATCCGAGATCTGTTGCGCCAGCCCCATGTAGTAATCGGAATCGGACCGGAACGCATCTCTGGTGACCGGGTCGTCGATGCCTAGACTCATCAGGTAAGCCTTGAATCTCACTGTGTCATCTTCTGATATATCGCCTTGTTTTTCCTGTAAAATAATTGACCGAGCGTGAGCAAAGGACTAGGTACGTTTCGGATTGggcaaaaatgttttcttatgttctcttttgcaggtcgcaattcttaaccgattctcatGAAATTTTGTGAACAAGTTCgatgataaatattaaatacttagATTTTTCTTCACATGGCTAATACTAAACTTTTGGTCAAAACATGTGTCATAATCTGCCAAAACTGAATCTCATTTGGACACtgtattaaggggcccactgattaacagtccgccggacggtatcggcctgtcagttgttcggaagtgccaaaattttgttctgactgacaggctgataccgtccagcagactgttaatcagtgggcccctttaaattaatagtataaaTACCAAAACTTACCCTTATCTTAGTAGAAATATTTTTAGACACTGCAACCATTTCTTTAGCTTTCTCCATAAGTTTGGTCAAGTCCTTAAATGCCACTGTGATACTTTCATCTGTTGCTCTATGCTGTTCCTCTATACTTCTTTCAATTCCGATTATACCAGATCTTATTTTAGAATTCATCGGTGCTACTGAGGGCTTAGGGCTAGCGTTAGGACTCGAGGCAGAGAGAGGGGAAGCTGGGGTTTGTTGTTCCCATGCTTTTGCACTGACTGCATCGTTTAGTGCTTTGTAAAAGGCGGAGTCTATACCATCTTTGAATGATAATTTTACAAAGTGGTATGGACTTACTACAGCTGGTCCTGGTCTTTTACCTGCAAAAGTACACAATGAAAAttctttataaaattacattaattccTTACCATCTCCCTGAAGATCAATAGTCAAGTGTAATTGCTGTAAAGTAGTTAAACCTTTTGACTGTCAAAGATTTCAACTGATATGTGGGCTATACTGAATGtgtctggattctgatatatgcgTCAACTTAtattttctaagtggccagtccaggaattttcagtatgccctaagtatcaACCTTCCACTGctaaacataggcctcccccttatggggggtgaatgccataatcgccacgcttggcagtcGGGTTGGCGATCACAGTCGAGTACACTGAATTTGAGAGACGCTGGTGCCCGTCCactggtggtcttggacgtcgtttaaggacatacccgcaTTATCCACTTATAATCATTAGAACATTGCAGTTACATTGTGTCGTGACATGGTTGTGACTCACTGTTTCTAGAGTTATGTATGATATTGATAGCAATTATTCTGtttgaatttaaaattattataatttaatacttTTTACAGGGCTACAAGGTAAATTAGTAATTGCTTACCAGGTAAAGCAGGTCCAAGGTGTAATATTATTCTCTTAAGTCCACCAAGGCCAAATACTCCACTGCTTTCTTCTTCAACACAGAACACATAGTACAAGTGTAGAGAAAGGCAAGTTAGTCCCTTGGGTATGTCGCCAGGCTTGCCCCATAGTATTCTATGAGTCGTTAGGACAACTTCTCCATCCACAAATTGagtctaaaaaaatattttttttttcaatatgaaTGGCTTACTCGtagccacagactagccgaggcgtagacgtggcctacgatggagcgagctcgcccagaaggtgcctgttcactcttgatttgaaggatACTAGTTGTCAGCCAAGTGTATGAGATATAGTAAAATAGTAGGCCTGCCTTGCTATTTTTCTGATCATGTTTATATGTTTAATCATCCATATGACAGAAACTACAAACCTTGTCTTCTCCGTCATATATTTTTACGTTCCTATCCCTTTTAATGTAATTTTCACCTTCAAACAAACGCGCTTCCATGTATTCGAACCTATCCATCGTAGTGTATTCAGTTTGGATGCGTAAATATACGTATTAAATGTATTGGATGTTTATTAACGCGAGTATTGATTTTCCAAAATAGCTCGTGTGATTAAAATTACAACCAgctaatttaaaaacaattagtAACACTGTGAAAAAGAATTAATCCTAAAGAATAAACAAGATCAGACAATTTTCAACTTTGAGATAAATCTGACGTTGACGCTGACAGATTTGACAGTGACAGGTATACGGAAAAACTAGTGCTGCGTAGATTTTTATCGGATAAACAAATTCAATAATGTAGAAatcataaaaagtataaaaatgataaaatc
This genomic interval carries:
- the LOC134666407 gene encoding vacuolar protein-sorting-associated protein 36; amino-acid sequence: MDRFEYMEARLFEGENYIKRDRNVKIYDGEDKTQFVDGEVVLTTHRILWGKPGDIPKGLTCLSLHLYYVFCVEEESSGVFGLGGLKRIILHLGPALPGKRPGPAVVSPYHFVKLSFKDGIDSAFYKALNDAVSAKAWEQQTPASPLSASSPNASPKPSVAPMNSKIRSGIIGIERSIEEQHRATDESITVAFKDLTKLMEKAKEMVAVSKNISTKIREKQGDISEDDTVRFKAYLMSLGIDDPVTRDAFRSDSDYYMGLAQQISDMMVAVLMECGGIMSLSDVWCRVNRARGLELISPEDLLNACKLLQTIGAPMSLRKFPSGACVLQMNSQRDEEVAKTTCTMLEENGNLTPEKLSQIANVSVLLARERLFTTERLGLACRDESIEGLAFYPNLFLRETS